GGGGTTATCAAAATTGCGAAAGTCTACGTCGCAGTGAAGCGAAAGCTTCAGCCCGGCGATAAGATGGCAGGTCGACACGGTAACAAAGGGGTTATCTCGCGCGTTCTTCCCGAAGAAGACATGCCTTATCTGCCCGATGGAACTCCAGTCGATTTCGTTTTGAATCCGCTGGGTGTGCCTAGCCGTATGAACGTGGGTCAGATTTTAGAAACCCATTTAGGATGGGCTGCGAAAGGTCTCGGTGAAAAATTGGAGCAAATGCTTCATGAACAACGTGATTTGGCGCTCATTCGAAATGAGATCAAGGAAATTTTCGGAGATGCTTCCCACGAAGCGCTTGTTGAAAGGCTTCCGGATACCGAGTTGCCTAAATTGGTGGAAAAGCTAAAACGAGGAATTTCGATGCAGACGCCGGTTTTTGACGGCGCTCCAGAAGAGAAAATCCGTGAGCTCTTGGAACTTGGAAACCGAAATGTAACCGGTCAAACCATTTTGTTTGATGGCCGCACAGGCGAGCCATTCGATCAAGATGTGACCGTAGGCGTCATGTACATGCTGAAACTCCATCACTTGGTGGATGATAAGATTCATGCACGTTCCATTGGACCTTATTCACTCGTCACCCAACAACCTCTGGGAGGTAAAGCTCAGTTTGGTGGTCAGCGATTAGGAGAAATGGAAGTTTGGGCCATGGAAGCCTATGGAGCTGCCTATTCGTTGCAAGAATTTTTGACAGTGAAATCGGATGATGTGATCGGTCGTACACGGATGTATGAAGCGATTGTCAAAGGAGAGCACGTGCTTGAGTCTGGTATTCCAGAGTCTTTCAACGTGTTGATCAAAGAGTTGCAGAGTTTGGCATTGGATGTTCAGCTGTTGGATGAAATGGATCCAACGAAAGCCTAAAAAGAGTTTAGATAATGAAAGACATTTTTAATTTTTTTGAAAAGCCAAAAGATCCTCTCAGCTTCAATGCGATTAAGATTCAGCTAGCGAGTCCAGATAAGATTCGCGACTGGTCTTACGGTGAAGTGAAAAAACCAGAGACGATCAATTATCGTACTTTTAAGCCTGAGAGAGATGGCCTTTTCTGCGCCAAAATCTTTGGACCGATAAAAGATTACGAATGTCTTTGCGGCAAATACAAACGCATGAAGCATCGCGGCGTTGTCTGCGAAAAATGCGGGGTTGAAGTGATTCAATCCAAAGTTCGTCGCGAGCGCTTAGGGCACATTGTCTTAGCAACTCCTGTCGCTCACATCTGGTTTTTAAAGAGCCTGCCGAGCCGAATTGGAGCTCTCTTAGATATGGCTCAAAAAGATCTGGAAAAGGTTCTTTATTGCGAGTCCTATATCGTAGTCGATCCCGGTGCTACCCCAATGGCTTTGGGGGAACTCCTCTCCGAAGAACAATATCAAAAAGCGCTCGATGAGTACGGAGATGATAGTTTCTTGGTCGGCATGGGCGCTGAAGCTGTTCGGGAATTGCTTCGACAACTAGAACGAGGCATGAACGGGGACGGCAAAGGTATTGAAGACCTTGTTAAGCAATTGCGTATTGAGTTGGGAGACTCGACTTCGGATGCTAAACGCAAGAAAATCTCTAAGCGCCTCAAAGTTTTGGAATCCTTCAAAGGTTCCACGAACAAGCCCGAGTGGATGTTGTTGGAAGTTATTCCAGTCATTCCGCCCGATTTAAGACCTCTGGTCCCTTTGGAGGGTGGGCGTTTTGCAACTTCTGACTTAAACGATCTCTATCGACGAGTCATTAATCGAAACAATCGATTGAAGCGCCTTCAAGAGTTGAACGCTCCTGAAATCATTATCCGCAACGAAAAGCGAATGCTTCAAGAAGCCGTCGATGCTTTGTTTGACAACGGTCGTCGTGGCAAGTTGATCACGGGTCCCAACAAGCGACCTTTGAAGAGCTTGAGCGACATGCTCAAAGGAAAATACGGTCGCTTTCGTCAGAACTTGCTGGGTAAGCGGGTAGATTATTCAGGCCGTTCCGTTATTGTAGTCGGTCCTGAGCTTCGCTTGCACCAGTGCGGTTTGCCCAAGATCATTGCGCTCGAACTTTTCAAGCCATTTATCTATAACAAGCTTGAAGAACGTGGTTACGTCACCACGATTAAATCTGCTAAGCGCATGGTAGAACAAGAGAAACCCGAAGTTTGGGATGTTTTAGAAGAAGTGATCAAAGAACATCCGGTTATTCTTAACCGCGCACCCACCTTACATCGATTGGGGATGCAAGCCTTCGAACCTGTTTTGATCGAAGGAAAAGCCATTCAGCTTCATCCTCTTGTCTGTACGGCCTTTAACGCGGACTTTGACGGTGACCAAATGGCGGTGCACGTACCGCTTTCTGTCGAAGCGCAATTAGAAGCGCGCGTCTTGATGATGAGCACGAATAACATCTTGTCTCCTGCTTCGGGTCGCCCGGTGATTGTTCCTTCGCAGGACATTGTGCTCGGATGTTACTACATGACGCGGATGAGACCTTTTTCCAAAGGCGAAGGCATGAAGTTCTCGAATCCTCAAGAAGTTCGAATGGCTTACGACGCCAAGGAAGTGACGATTCATACCGCCATTCAGGTCCGTATAGACGGTCATCTGTTGGATACGACCGTCGGTCGAGTCTTGATGTACGAAGTTATCCCCGAGGTTGTTCCTTTCGTAGCGATTAATAAAGTCATGGGTAAGAAAGAACTCACCGATTTGATCGATCGTTGCTATCGACTCTCTGGCCAAAAGGAAACGGTTATTTTAGCGGATCGTTTGAGAACGCTTGGATACACCGAAGCCACTCGGTCCGGTATTTCCATCGCCATGCACAACATGATCATTCCAGAGAAAAAAGAGGAAATCGTTGAGCGTTGCCGCAAGGAAGTTGAAGAAATCACAGACCAGTACGTAGAAGGTTTGATTACAGACGGAGAGCGTAAGAATAAAGTCATTGATATTTGGTCCAAGGCAGCCGAAGAAATTGCAACGGAAATGATGGAAGTTGTTTCAACGGAAGAACTTGTTTCAGCCGATGGCAAGGAAAAGAAAATTTCGCCTTCCTTCAATCCTTTGTACATTATGGCCGACTCTGGAGCGCGTGGTTCCACTCAGCAGCTTAAGCAGCTGGCGGGTATGCGTGGTTTGATGTCGAAGCCATCGGGCGAAATTATTGAAACTCCGATCACAGCCAACTTTAGAGAAGGGCTCACGGTACTTCAGTACTTCATTTCGACTCACGGTGCTCGTAAAGGATTAGCGGATACGGCCCTTAAAACGGCTAACTCGGGTTATCTGACTCGACGTTTGGTCGACGTTGCACAAGACTCGATTATCATTGAATACGATTGTGGAACTTTGGACGGCATTGAGATTACTCCGCTGGTCGAAGGCAATGACATCATCGAAAAGATTGGTGATCGCGTATTGGGTCGAGTTCCCCTTGAGGAAGTCACCGACCCGGTGAGCGGAGATGTTTTGGTTCAGGCAGGTCAAGAAATTGACGAAGCCTTGGTCGCCAAAATTGAAGAAGCCGGTGTTTCTCGAGTTCGCATTCGTTCGGTTTTGACTTGTCAAACTCGACGGGGTGTTTGCGTACAATGCTACGGACGTGATTTAGCCCGCGGCCATTTGGTCAATGTTGGTGAAGCGATTGGTGTGATTGCCGCGCAATCCATTGGCGAGCCAGGTACTCAGTTAACCATGAGAACCTTCCACATCGGGGGGATTGCTTCCGGGTCCCGTCAAGAGTCCAGCCACAGTTCCAGAGGCGAAGGAAAAGCTGTATTCGACAATTTGCACGTTGTTAAGCGTCGAGATGGTGTCTTTGTAGCGATGAATCGACAAGGCTCCATTAAGATTGTTGACGATTCCGGGCGCGAACGCGAAATCTATCCTGCTGCTTACGGATCGATGATTCGGGTATCCGATGGCCAGGTTGTGAAACCCGGAACGATTTTAGTAGAATGGGATCCGTATTCCGCTGCCATTCTCACGGAAGCAAGCGGGGTGGTTCATTTCGGAGATTTGCTCGAAGGGGTGACGCTCTCTGAGAAGACAGATGAAACAACCGGACTTTCGCATAAGGTTGTAACCGAAGGACGAGATACGAGCACCAGACCTCGAATTACGGTCAAAGACCAGGCTGGCAAAGTCATGAGTTCCATCATGACCGAATCCTCGGAAGCTCGCTACCTATTGCCTGTTGGCGCCGTTTTGATGGTTGCAGACAGCGATCGCGTCGAGCCGGGTGACATCATTGCGAAGTTAAGCCGTGAAGCCGCGCGAACCAAGGATATTACCGGTGGGTTGCCACGGGTTGTTGAACTCTTCGAAGCTCGTCGACCTAAAGATCACGCCGTGATCTCCGAAATCACCGGTACCGTTTCTTTTGGAAAAGACACCAAGGGCAAGCGAAAAGTATTGGTGACACCGGAATTTGGAGAAGTACGCGAGTATTTAATTCCCAAAGGAAAACACATTCGTGTTCGCGAAAACGATTTCGTTCGAGCGGGTGAACCTCTCATGGACGGCTCGGTTAACCCCCATGACATTCTCAAAGTGTTGGGGGAAAAAGCGCTGGCCAAATACATGGTAGAAGAGATCCAAGAAGTCTACCGTCTGCAAGGTGTTCGCATCAACGATAAGCATGTTGAAGTCATCGTACGTCAAATGCTGCGAAGAGTTCGAATTAAGGAAGCAGGCGATACTTTGTTCCTCGGCGACGAACAAGTTGAAAAGCAAGTCTTTGAAGCCGAGAACGACAAAATATTGACTCAAGGCGGTCAGCCTGCGATTGCAGAACCGCTTTTGTTGGGCATTACCAAAGCCTCGCTTTCAACAGAGTCCTTCATTTCAGGGGCCTCTTTCCAAGAAACGACTAAAGTTTTGACTGAAGCTGCCGTTGGGAGCAAAACAGATTACTTGAGAGGCCTCAAAGAAAACGTCATCATGGGAAGACTGATTCCTGCGGGTACGGGTCTACCAAACTATCGTTATCTCAACATGGAAGTCCATGACTCTGGTGTGATAGAAGAGGGTGGGTTGATGGAAAGCGTGCCTGTGGAACTTCTTGAGTCTGCTTAATTTGTGAAGTAGGGCACTAAATTTACCTTGAGCGCGATTTGAGTTTCTCTTTCGCGCTCAATTGCTTTGACGGATACCAAGAAGAGACCCTCTTGTGGATTTGGATCGATTAGCGGAGAAGGGTAGGTATGTCACACATCCGAGAGGCGTTTGAAAGCGGCAATTTCCAACTGGTTCGTCGATTGGCTCTGGAAAGTAATCGTCCAAAAGATCAAGCCTTTTTAGAAAAAATTAAAACAGATCCGAAAGTCTATTGGGCAGGGGCTTTCGGAGTTGTGAGCCTTTTTGCCGCCTGTATGCTCACCCTTTATTAGAGATTTTTTATGCTTTGGAATTTACTCGCTAAAAACCCTTTTCGCATTTTGCAAGACTTGATGCAAGAAGCCCTGCGTTGCACTCAAAAAACGGAGGCACTCTTTGAAGCTTTGAAGCAAGGCGATCAGGATTTGGTTGAAGAGATCGCAAAAGAAATCAGCCAAATCGAACATCATTGCGATCGAATCAAGCAGGAATTGCGATCCCATATTTCCAAAAGTATTTTTTTACCCGTCGATCGGCGCGATTTGCTGCATGTATTATCCAATATGGATGCCATACCAGACATCTGCGAAGACCTAGGCGTTTTACTCACTTTACGCCGAATGGAAGTCCCTCAAGCGCTTGAGGCTCCGCTCTCCAACTTATTATCGAGTTCTTTCTTCGTCGTGCGTCGATCCAGCGAAGTCATCTCCGCTTTGGATCGTTTGCTCGAAACTGGATTCACAGGCCCTGATGCTCTGGAAATTAACAAAAAAATTGACGATATCGATCACCTAGAACACCTTGCAGATAAAGCACAAGACCAGTTTGGCAAATCGCTTTTTTTGATTGAAGACGATTTAAAACCAGCAGCACTCTTGATGTGGAACAAGATCGCCAACAAAATAGGCGATTTAGCCAATTCTGCCGAACGCATGTCCAGTCACGTTCGCTTAATGATCTCTTCAAGCTAAAAAGAAAATTTTCATGGATACTACTTTACTTGTTCTTGCTCTTGCTCTCTTGGTTGGTTTCTACATGGCTTGGTCAATCGGAGCGAGCGACGTAGCCAATGCCATGGGAACCAGCGTTGGCAGCCACGCGCTCACGATTAAGCAAGCCATTGCCATTGCTGCGATATTTGAATTTTTGGGTGCTTTTTTAGTAGGTGGCCACGTTACCAACACCATTAAGCAGGGTATTGTAGACCCGCTCTCTTTTGTTTCAGACCCGCTTTTGTTTGCCTGGGGAATGACCGCCGCTTTATTCTCTACCGGTATCTGGCTTCAATTCGCCAGCGCCAAAGGTCTCCCGGTTTCTACCACGAATAGCTTGGTGGGTGCCATTATTGGATTCGGATTGGTTTCCAGAGGGGTTGATTCGGTTAAATGGCAAATGCTGGGACGGATCAGTTTGAGCTGGATCATTTCGCCCGTTCTGGGCGGCATGATTGCGCTCATCACATTCTTTGCCATTCGAAAGTACATTCTCGATTCCAAGGATCCTTTGGCCATCACGCAAAAGTGGGCACCTTGGATTCTCTGTTCGGTTGTGCTGGTACTCGTGTCTCTTTTTATACCCACCAAGCTACTTTGGATGCCTTTGCTGGCTTCACCGCTGGTGGCGTTTGCATTCTCTCGAGCCATTCGTCGGGTGACTCACAAAGCCATCGATCGAAATGATACGCTTGCACGCGTTGAAAAGGTTTTTGCTTGGATTCAAGTAATTACAGCTTGTTTTATGGCTTTTGCCCATGGCAGCAACGATGTCTCCAATGCGATTGGACCTGTAGCGGCGGTGATTGCGATCGCTTTTAGCCACCACATCGTCATTACTTCTCAGGTTCCATGGTGGTTGCTGGGAATGGGCGGTATTGGAATTGTGTTAGGGCTTGCGACTTACGGTCGAAAGGTGATTGAAACCATCGGTCATAGTATTACCGAGATTACGCCAACTCGGGGGTTTGCGGCTGAATTTGGAGCCGCTTTTACGATTTTGGTCGGGAGTCACTTTGGGCTTCCGCTGAGCACCACACAAGTATTAGTCGGAGCGGTGATTGGAGTCGGGCTTGCAAGAGGCATTTCTGGACTTAATCTGATCGTGATTCGCCGAATTCTGAATTCGTGGATCATCACCATGCCAGCAACTTGTGCCATTTCCATGGTTCTAAACGGGTTGATCGGCCTCTTCATCTAGCCCTTGAGCGTTTTCAGGCAGCATGTTCAGCACGGTATTGACATCCAGTAGAGCGTTCTGAGCTTGGAGTGCTAGATTCGTTTTCAAGCGATTCAACTGTTCTTCTTTTTCAAAAAGCTGATCCGCTAAATTCATATTCAGCAAAAGAGACATCTGATGCGCAGAAGCTGTTTTCGCTGCTCGTTTAATTTCTTCTAATTTGCTTGAGACAAAATTTGCAAGACCGTGCAGGTAAGCATCGGACTTTTCCGTCCGAACCTGGAAGCGTTGGCCTTGCAGAGTCACCTCAACTTTTCGTTTTTCGCCGCTATTCATGCGGGGAGAGCCTAACACGTGGCAGATACGAAAAACAAGAGCGGTTTCTTCAATAAAACCAAGTTAACATAATATTCATTATGGGTCACAAGATTTTTAACACGTCCGCCAAAATCGTGGTGACAATTTCAAAGGTGATCCAAAGAATAATGACCCATTCTTGCAAGAACGAATAGCGCGTATTCACTTCTTGATTTAAAACCTGCACCAAATCTTTGAGCATATCCATCCGCTTATTAAGGACGTTAATTCGCGCAGTCACTTCTAAGTCCTGCGAAATCATTCGGTAAAGCGGCTCCAATTCCGAATGCTCCCAGAAAAAATCCGGCGTATCAAAAACATTGGAGTACAAGTTAATCGAGTTTCGCTCCAAAATAAGCTCGCCCATGACTCGTGTTAGCTGCTTTCTGGAAAGCTGTATGCGACCTTTGACCGCTAAGTCTTTGGGAATATCTTCCATGCTGGCGATTCGCTTCGCCATGCGTTTTTCAAAGATTTCGAGCTTAACAGACTGAGCCAAACCGTGCGCAAAAGCCAATTTGGTAACCAAGTCGTTGTTTGGAATCGTGATGTCATCTCTCAGAATCTTCGCGACGCGACCAATCGAGTAACGCGATTCTTCGATTTCGATTTCAGGCACCGGGTCGCTTTCAAAGGGCCGTAATCGAAATAGGATCTCCTGCTCTTCAGCAATGCTAAGGCCCCACATCACCACGGTTCCATTCGAAAAATAGAAGACGTCCCCTTTGTCTTCTCCTTCATAGTGGTGAATCACGTGACTGCTTCGAAAATACGTCACCAAAGCCTTTTGCTCTTGCAAATGCTCCAGGAGCTCCTTCATCTGGTAACTGTTGGCTGTACAGTAGGCACTGCACCGACGAGAACTTTGTGTTTCCGTAATTTCTACTTGCATATTTATTGCATTAATTTAAACACATTCAATGACTATTGGCAAGAAAATCAGGCTCATCGAATCTCGGGTTATCGAAGCGACTCAAGAAACTCAAGATACCTGGACCCTTCATTTTCAAACGGAGGACCGAAATTATTTGCCGGGTCAATTCTTGAGCATCGACCCCAAGCAATTTCCGGAACTCTCTGAACTCGTTGCCTACTTAGAAGCCAAAAAAGGAAAGCGTGAAGTGGTACGCGCTTATTCCATGGCTTCGGCACCTCATGAATCAACGGTATCAATTACCATCAAACCCGAAAGATTTTCCCCCGAACATGACGACTACCCCCCTCTCCTATCTCCATTTTTAGCTTCTGCTGCCATCAAAGGTCGCTTGGTTCGATTTTTAGGTTACACGGGGCCTTACACGCTGCCACTCGATCTACCTGAACACACCGATGAAGTTTTGCATCTAGCAGCTGGATCTGGCATTGTGCCCAATTTTTCTTTGTTAAAGGACCAATTAATTCAAAACCGGCATCCAGAAGTTCGGCATACTTTGGTTTACGTGAACAAAACCGAAGAAGATACGATATTTCGCACGCAGATTGAACTTTTGGCTCATCAGTATCCGGATCGATTTCGTTATGTTCCTGTCCTAACCCGAGAACAAAAAGCAGGCGTCTTTTATGGAAGACCCACTCTTGACTTGATTCGATCGCTCATGAACGATCCCAATCGAGTCCTCGTCTACGCTTGCGGCTCAGAAGTCTCCAAGTGGCATAGAAAAAAAGCAGAAATTTCTGGCATTTCACCGACTCCAAGATTTATTGAATCGATTTCTCACATGATGAAAGAAATTGGAATCGATCGAAAGCGATTCAAATTTGAATCTTATGGATGAAATTTTCTAGATAATTTAAACATTGTTATAGATTTAATTTTTGTTTATATTTTTATAAAAATAAAAAGTAAAAATCCCATCTTCAACGCACGCACCGAACAAAGCGCGCATCGCCGACGCTATCTGAGCCGACGAGTCCAAAATCGAAATACACGCTCCACGCATAGGACGGGGACACACACGAATAACGCGTTGATGTCCAAAAGGTGCCCTGCGGTGTACTCGGAAAAGCCGTCGAGTTGATGGTCGGACCCGGATATGCCACGTGAACATCCAGAAGCGTCGATAACTCTTTGATATTCGGAAGACGCCAGCTCAAACCATCCAGATTCAAACCCGTACAATAAGCCTGGGCCCCACCCCAGTTGTAAGTTCCAGAAACCGTTCGCTGCCAAATCAAGCCCGTCACCGTGTCTAACACCTGTGTGCTGTTAAAAGTATAACGATCCACCTCTCGAACCGCCGACAAGGGTCGCACACAGCGCGTAAAGCCACTCGCAGGCACTGAAGAACAACTACTATAACCCTGGCTACAAACAAGGCCCGCGTAACCGGCACCGTTGCCATAACTCACCCACCAGGCACTCTCAGAGTAACCCTGTAAAGCGTCGGAGGACCAATAGTAACTGCTTTGCGTGCCTGGGAAGAAATCCAGATCCATGCTGGGACCAGCGCAATTCATCGTATAATCCACCAAGGTTTGAAGTTCCACGTGTGTGGGCAAACGCCAGTCTCCAAGCCCAAACTCAAACAAATTAGCACAATAGGCCTTGGAAGCTGTCCAATTGCCCGCAGGCGCACTCCCTACCTTTTGCCACTGCAAACCCGTCATTCGATCCGTGATAACCCCTGGAACCGATTCAAGGTAGCGACCCGTTTGATTGGCGTTATCTCGATAGACACCGGTTGTCACTTGCCAATTCGCCCACTCAGGGTTCCAAACCACGAGAGCACTGGGGCTGAGGGTCGGGCTGAACGACTGGGTAGAGCTCAAAGTTTGGGACGCACTGAGAGTCCTGCTTGAGCTTCCACTAATCGACTCCGCATCACTCAGCGTAGGAGTATACTTTCGACTCAAGCTTAAGCTCTCGGTGAAAGAATGACTGAGCGTACCCAGCAAACTCAAAGTATTTCTGGAAGAGGCTTTGCTCAAGGTTTGACTCCGTGTTGGTGCTTGTGAAACGCTTATAGACGCAGTTTGAGAGGCACTGAGAGTCCTGCTTGAGCTTCCCGTGACCGACTCTGCATCACTCAGGGTAGGAGTGTGCTTTTGACTCGGGCTTAAGCTTTGGGCAAAAGAGTGACTGAGCGTACCCAGCAAACTCAAAGTATTCCGAGAAGAGGCTTTGCTGAGGGTTTGGCTGAGCGTTGGTTTTGTTTGCGAAACACTCGCAGACACGGTGCACGTTGGCATCCGATCGAACAAACGAACCGCATAAGACTGGGAGGATAACGATGTCTTACCCGTCCAATCCGCGTAAAAACTCACCAATAAAATCGCGCTTTCGGTAATTTGATGCTCGTATTCCAAAGGAAGCAAGGAACTTTGTCCGCAACTCTCCGGTCTGCCCAAAGCGGTGGTGGAGTTGATCTCACACAAAACGTGCTCGATGTGAGTGTTCATGAAAATAGAACAATTGGCCACAAATTGGCCCGTATAATCCGGCATCGCTTGAATCGCCGGGGTCAGCTCGGCAAACAAGGCCTTCAGTCCGGTCGAAAACAATTGTTTTTGCTGGGCGGCAGGCAATGTCTGGTTCGAAACGAGCTGCGTTAGTGCCTGATTCGCCACGGTATCCGTTATCTGGCTTTGATTAAGCCAGGCAGCAATGGCGGCTTGTCCCAAAATCAAGAATACTAAAAGCCTTGCCGGCCTAAAGCACCGTGCTTGGGTTTTTAGATTTTTCCTAATCACGATTCGCCATTGCTAGCGCAAGAGAGAAAGCAAGAAAAGGCTTTGGAGTTCTAAATGGGATATCAAGAAGCCGCATGGCGTTCTGCTTGATGGAACCCCTGAACCATGAGATACTGCCCCTATGCGCTTTTTTAACACAGCCGGGCCGATTGTCCCCAGTGACCACTATTTTGTTCCCGGTCGTTCGCATGAATCCGAAATCAGGAGCCTGATAGAACAAAAAAAATATTTCGTGCTTCATGCGCCTCGGCAAACAGGCAAAACCTCGGGCATCTTAAGCTTGACGGATAAAATCAATCAAGAAGGTCAATATACTGCCCTTTATGTCAATGTAGAACCAGCACAGGCCATGCGAAATCATGTGAAGGATGCGATTCGGATGATTGTAGACCAAATTCGGTTGGGGTTATTAGCCTATTTCCCGAATGATCCGGTTTTAAGTTATTTCGATTCGGCTAGAAAATACGAAGATAGTACTGGCAATGAGTTGGGGGCCTTTCTCCAATTCTGGGCATCTCAGCGCCCAAAACCGATTCTATTGTTTATCGATGAAATAGATTCTTTAGTGGGTGATTCATTGATTGCCGTATTGAGGCAGTTACGAGCTGGCTATAGCCAAAGACCTCGCCTATTTCCCTCTTCTGTTTGCCTGATTGGGGTTCGCGATATCCGAGATTACCCCATCTGGTCTGAAGCCACTCAAGCCGTTATTCAGGGAGGCAGTGCCTTTAATATCAGTGCCAAGAGTCTATTTTTAGATACTTTTCATTTTGAGCAAGTCGCTGATTTGTACGCTCAACATACGCGTGAAACGGGTCAGGTATTTGAGGAAGATGCCGTTCGATACGCCTTTGAGCAAACCGGAGGACAGCCATGGTTAATCAATGCCATGGCCTATCAAGCGTGCTTTGACGATATTAAAGACCGCACGCAACCCATTACGAAAGCCGTGTTCGAACGGGCCAAAGAGGTTCTGATCGCCCGGCGAGACACCCATTTAGATGTTCTGATCGATCGCTTGCGAGAACCCAGGATTCATCGAGTTATTAGCGCGATTTTGTTGGGTGACCCTGTCTTTGACTTACCTCAGGACGATTTGTCTTACTCCATCGACTTGGGCTTGATTAAACGAGATGAGAACAAAAACTTGGTCATTGCCAATCCCATCTATCAAGAAATCATCCCCCGAGAACTCACCCATGCTATCCAAGCCTCCATGGTCCAACAGACCGCTTGGTATCTAAACTCGGATGGCACTTTGAACATGCAGAAGTTGCTGGAAGCCTTTGTGCAGTTTTATCGAGAAAATTCAGAAATGTTGGTTCCGAACATGGGCTATAAAGAAGCGGGGCCGCATCTGCTCTTAATGGCCTTTCTGCAACGAGTCATCAACGGAGGCGGAAAAATCCATCGTGAGTACGCATTAGGGCGTAAACGTGTGGATCTTTTGGTGGAGTTTAAACACCAACGTTTTGTCATTGAAACCAAGATTGATTACGGCCCTAAAACATTAGTCGATGGTTTGGAACAGACCGCAGATTACATGGATAAAAACAATTCCACCCAGGGCCACCTCTTGTTGTTTGACACCAAGAGTCAAAAGACTTGGGATGAAAAGATTTATCAAAAGGCCCACTCAGTTGGCTTGCGAAGCATTCAAGTATGGGGGCTATAGCACACTCCTTTGTCTAGGCCAAATTAAGCCAATTTAAAATGAGTATCATACGAATTTTCCAACAGATGAACAAATTTTACGCATATTTCTAAATGTCTTCATAGGTTTTATTTTTGTCTATATTTTTATAAAAATAAAAAGTAAAAATCCCGTCTTCAACGCACGCAGCGAACATAGTAGGGAGGACTGATGCCATACGTGCTGACGTTGCCATAACCGAAATACACGACCCACGCACCGGACGGGGACGTGCAAGAATAAGGCGTTGATGTCCAAAACCAACTCTGAGGCGTGCTTGGAAAAGCCGTCGTGTTCATTGTTGGACCCGGAGATGCTACGCGAACATCCAGAAGCGTCGACAATTCTTTGACATTGGGAAGACGCCAGCTCAAACCGTCCAGATTCAAACCCGCACAATAAGCCTGTGCAGAACTCCAGTTATAGGTTCCAGAAACCGTTCGCTGCCAAATCAAGCCCGTTACGGTGTCCAGAACCTGCGTG
The Myxococcaceae bacterium genome window above contains:
- a CDS encoding oxidoreductase, with amino-acid sequence MTIGKKIRLIESRVIEATQETQDTWTLHFQTEDRNYLPGQFLSIDPKQFPELSELVAYLEAKKGKREVVRAYSMASAPHESTVSITIKPERFSPEHDDYPPLLSPFLASAAIKGRLVRFLGYTGPYTLPLDLPEHTDEVLHLAAGSGIVPNFSLLKDQLIQNRHPEVRHTLVYVNKTEEDTIFRTQIELLAHQYPDRFRYVPVLTREQKAGVFYGRPTLDLIRSLMNDPNRVLVYACGSEVSKWHRKKAEISGISPTPRFIESISHMMKEIGIDRKRFKFESYG
- a CDS encoding AAA-like domain-containing protein, whose product is MRFFNTAGPIVPSDHYFVPGRSHESEIRSLIEQKKYFVLHAPRQTGKTSGILSLTDKINQEGQYTALYVNVEPAQAMRNHVKDAIRMIVDQIRLGLLAYFPNDPVLSYFDSARKYEDSTGNELGAFLQFWASQRPKPILLFIDEIDSLVGDSLIAVLRQLRAGYSQRPRLFPSSVCLIGVRDIRDYPIWSEATQAVIQGGSAFNISAKSLFLDTFHFEQVADLYAQHTRETGQVFEEDAVRYAFEQTGGQPWLINAMAYQACFDDIKDRTQPITKAVFERAKEVLIARRDTHLDVLIDRLREPRIHRVISAILLGDPVFDLPQDDLSYSIDLGLIKRDENKNLVIANPIYQEIIPRELTHAIQASMVQQTAWYLNSDGTLNMQKLLEAFVQFYRENSEMLVPNMGYKEAGPHLLLMAFLQRVINGGGKIHREYALGRKRVDLLVEFKHQRFVIETKIDYGPKTLVDGLEQTADYMDKNNSTQGHLLLFDTKSQKTWDEKIYQKAHSVGLRSIQVWGL
- a CDS encoding DUF1566 domain-containing protein; the encoded protein is MIRKNLKTQARCFRPARLLVFLILGQAAIAAWLNQSQITDTVANQALTQLVSNQTLPAAQQKQLFSTGLKALFAELTPAIQAMPDYTGQFVANCSIFMNTHIEHVLCEINSTTALGRPESCGQSSLLPLEYEHQITESAILLVSFYADWTGKTSLSSQSYAVRLFDRMPTCTVSASVSQTKPTLSQTLSKASSRNTLSLLGTLSHSFAQSLSPSQKHTPTLSDAESVTGSSSRTLSASQTASISVSQAPTRSQTLSKASSRNTLSLLGTLSHSFTESLSLSRKYTPTLSDAESISGSSSRTLSASQTLSSTQSFSPTLSPSALVVWNPEWANWQVTTGVYRDNANQTGRYLESVPGVITDRMTGLQWQKVGSAPAGNWTASKAYCANLFEFGLGDWRLPTHVELQTLVDYTMNCAGPSMDLDFFPGTQSSYYWSSDALQGYSESAWWVSYGNGAGYAGLVCSQGYSSCSSVPASGFTRCVRPLSAVREVDRYTFNSTQVLDTVTGLIWQRTVSGTYNWGGAQAYCTGLNLDGLSWRLPNIKELSTLLDVHVAYPGPTINSTAFPSTPQGTFWTSTRYSCVSPSYAWSVYFDFGLVGSDSVGDARFVRCVR